The window tttatacagctcaaacaagaatttagtagacttcccttctattgtatttctaggtatcccatgatttactagctaataccgcaaatctctgtgagtcatgtAATTTTGACGTCTGCTTTGAGttttctgtctattataatagccacgtctaccctatCTTTGGCGATTTAAgtcctgccacctggcttctgccaactcagaatcccatcatccccattgtgtttaaggattccagctcaatgacagcagttcctacactAATATCTGACCTgtagagaagtgcaaccacagagctcttcggGGATGATGGTGCTATACTCACAagcttatttctcactgttctggtaaaaggtgcatcttgtggacattcctggggtgtaagagcagagtttgcatgataaatccactctaacattccaatatctctaagcctctaGATCCCCTCACTGACATTATAcaagggcagttctggtatttcatcctcaggtaatgtcagccaccttttgatccatgtttcaaccaaccatcccaacaaactgttaataccttttctaaccccttgagctaaacattgaatgcagaatctctgcttagtgggcccatatcagtaagttcagccttatattcctcctaccattatcccacacccttaaaatccattgccacacatattcccctgatttctgtctgtgtAAATTGGAAAACTCGCACAGGTCTTTTGGAGTTTAACGTACCTCCTCaagtgtgatactttgtacctcacttttaggggcctgtAGGGACCTTAGTCTTcctataggtctggaagaaatgaggggtggtgcgggtgggtcatgaaaagtattaaaaatatcttccaagccattttcttCAGGACCTTCATTTGCAGTCTCATCTGgggaaacaggattaatcactctagggctaatcccttcagaatGAGTttggatggccaactcctcaaggcagactggaggtgcaGCGGTTATGTACTCAGGGCAAACTATTGCAGGACTATCTAGAGGAGACTCAGGATGACCTAGAATTTCAACCACACCCTGACATctttatcaatccatatgtcaccaccccatttttcagggtcacaCTTCTTTCCAATcgatgccctcactttaatggcagacaccatgtaaCATTatgatttcagtttatgttgtagagttgctactctaacaataagatacTGAGTCTAATtgtcagagatctcaagtctacatctacagaaaataagatttttcttcaggatgtttataaaaatgtctacaTCTGAAAGACATAACTTAAGCTtttcgtttgaagccttaagcccatccttttcactccttaatgtagccagtgcatctaacaacaaccagccaagatctctatacctcttatttccacaaaactgtgtaaaggtgtcaaaaacattatcccccagatcatggcttcatacaagtgaagcattaggagaatcaaacaGTTATATTTTTACTATATCTTTGGCCAATTCagttcactccatggattgggagtgtcattttgattatgggaATTAGAGTCCTTATTGACTTTGGgtccagtcagagtaggaaaccaatcataaaaacccattttttaagattctgtttcttaagacccCTCTCCTGGTACCAATATGTATTtattggggttctctagagaaacagaatcaacagggaacactcgcaaatataaaatttatcaaagtgtttcacatgaccatgggaatgaagagtccaaaatccgtagggcagggtgtgaagccgatgattctgatggagggtctggatgaactccacaggaaagtctcgtcaactgaagcaggaagagcctctctcttctgaatcctcctcaataggcttccagtgatcagattaagccttactcattgcagaagacactcccctttggctgattacaaatggaatgatTTGTAATCATTCCATTGACatgataatgatttaattctatgaaatgtcctcatcacaacaaaCAGGtcggcacttgcccaaccagacaaacaggtatcaccacttggccaagttgacacattaactTGACCATGACATATGTCATCtgatgtatataccatattttgctgaaacactcatttattgatggtcattttatttgtttccattttttcatgATTGTgtataatgttgctatgaacatcagtgtgcaaatgtctgtttgtgtcatttctttcagctcttctgggtacataccaagtagtgcAATTGCTATGTCATAGAGCAccctgatatttagtttcctagggaaccaccaaacagtcttccatagtgcctgcaccattatacattcccaccagcactgtgtaagtgtcccaatttctcaacaacgtttccaacatttatagtttactgtttgtttaatagcagccacttttatatgtgtgaggtggtatccTGTTGTAgtcttgacttgcatttcccttactgccaatgaaaatgaatatcacTTCATGTGGTTTTGAGCCATCTCTATTTGCTTCTCAGAAACATTCCTAGTCATATTTGTAGCACATTTTATTATAGGGTTattggttcttttgttgttgagttgtatgatttctttgtatatataggaaaccaaatctttgtccaatatgtgatttccaaatattttctcccattgtgttggctgtctcttcacctttttgataaaatcttttgaggtgaagaagcatttgattttgtgaaattctcatttatcaatttttttctttgcttgtttgtgctttgggtgaaattttgggaagctatctcctattagtaggtcttgaagatattcccctatattttcttctagaagtattATGGTACTGGTTAtgatatttaggtgtttgatccatattaaattaattttgtgtagggtgtaagataggggtccactTTCGCTCTTCTGGCGATTCATaggctttataataggctttcAAATCAGCGAGTgtaaatcctcccacttcattcttctttttttatgatgttttcagctatttggggtttctttcctttccagatgaatttttttttatgatcatcatttcttagtacattttcatcgatttagaaaaagaaatagcaagacaacagaaaaagaaataaaatgataatatagagaaaaaaataaaaataaaaaatacaaaaaaacatattaaaaaaacaactatagctcagatgcagcttcattcagtgttttaacataattacattacaattcggtagtattgtgctgtccatttttgagttcttgtatccagtcctgttgcacagtctgtatcccttcaactccaattacccattatcttaccctatttctaactcctgatggtctctgttaccaatgactattccaagtttattctctaatgtcggttcacatcagtgggaccatacagtatttgtcctttagtttttggctagactcactcagcataatgttctctaggtccatccatgttattacatgcttcataagtttattctgtcttaaagctgcataatattccatcgtatgtatataccacagtttgtttagccactcatctgttgatggacattttggctgtttccatctctttgcaattgtaaataacgctgctataaacattggtgggcaaatgtccgtttgtgtctttgcccttaagtcctttgagtagatacctaacaatggcattgctgggtcatatggcaattctgtattcaactttttgaggaactgccaaactgccttccacagtggttgcaccatttgacattcccaccaacagtggataagtgtgcctctttctccacatcctctccagcacttgtcattttctgttttgttgataatggccattctggtgggtgtgagatgatatctcattgtggttttgatttgcatttctctaatggccagggacattgagcatctcttcatgtgtcttttggccatttgtatttcctcttctgagaggtgtctgttcaagtctttttcccattttgtaattgggttggctgtcattttgttgttgagttgaacaatctctttataaattctggatactagacctttatctgatatgtcgtttccaaatattgtctcccattgtgtaggctgtctttctactttcttgatgaagttctttaatgcacaaaagtgtttaattttgaggagctcccatttacttatttctttcttcagtgctcttgctttaggtttaaggtccattaaactgcctccaattgtaagattcataagatatttcccaacattttcctctaactgttttatggtcttagacctaatgtttagatctttgatccattttgagttaacttttgtatagggtgtgagatacgggtcttctttcattcttttgcatatggatatccagttctctaggcaccatttattgaagagactgttctgtcccaggtgagttggcttgactgccttatcaaagatcaaatgtccatagatgagagggtctatatctgagcactctatttgattccattggtcaatatatctatctttatgccaataccatgctgttttgaccactgtggcttcataatatgccttaaagtccagcagcgtgagacctccagcttcattttttcccctcaagatacttttagcaatttggggcaccctgcccttccagataaatttgcttattggtttttctatttctgaaaaataagttgttgggattttgattggtattgcattgaatctgtaaatcaatttaggtagaattgacatcttaactatatttagtcttccaatccatgaacacggtatgcccttccatctatttaggtcttctgtgatttattttaacagttttttgtagttttatttgtataggtcttttgtctctttagttaaatttattcctaagtattttattcttttagttgcaattgtaaatggaattcgtttcttgatttccccctcagtttgttcattgctagtgtatagaaacactacagatttttgaatattgatcttgtaacctgctactttgctgtactcatttattagctctagcaattttgttgtggatttttccgggttttcaacatatagtatcatatcgtctgcaaacagtgatagttttacttcttcctttccaattttgatgccttgtgtttctttttcttgtctgattgctctggtccagatgaatttgataagtagattttccaagttttcaagctagatttttggaattttgattggtactgtgttgaatctgtagatcaatttggggagaattgatctttaactatacttagccttcctatccatgaacaggaaatgcctttccacttatttagatctccattgatttcttttttagcaatattatgtagttttctgtgtataagccctttacatctctagttaagttcatttctaactacttgattcttttagtggctattttgaatggaatttttccctttacTAACTACCTAGCTTGgtcattgcttgtttatagaaatgttactgatttctgcatattaattttaaatcccacaccttgctgaatttgcttattaactgaagtaattttgttgtagatgtctcaggattttccaagtaaagTACTATATCATCTGCATATAATGAGagtattactttttcctttccagtttcagtgccttttatctctttgccttgcctgattactctagctgtgacttctagcacaatgttgaattatagtggtgatagtgggcatccttgccttgttcctgatcttaggggggaatcattcagtctctctccattgagtgtgatgctagCTAccaggttttcatatattcctttcatCATACTGAGGTACTTacttttgattcttatcttttggagtgttttaagagaaaaagatgctgaattttgttgaatgttttttcagcatcaatcgaaatgatcatgtgacttttcccttctcattttttaatatgctgtattacaacaattgattttcttgtgttgaaccttccttgcattcctggtataaaccccatttggccatggtctataattcttttaatgtgttgttggacttgatttgctaatattctgttgagattttttgcatctatgttcattagggagattggcctgtagctttgctttcttgtagtatctttcctctttttgatatttaaatgatattagcatgataaaatgaattaggtgaagttcctttttcatcaattttttggaaaagtttgaacagggttgttgtagttctttttggaatgtttaataaaattccccagtgaagccacctggccctgggcttttctttgtaggagatTTTTGATGTCcgattgaatctctttagttgttattagtttgttgagatcttctgtttcttcctaggTTACTGTAGCTTGCTTGtgttccaggaatttgtccattttatctacattgtgcaatttgttgacatatagttttttatagaatcctcttatgatttatttctccaGGGTCAGTAATAATACTCtccctctcatttatgattttgtttatttgcatcctctctcatttgTTTTGTCAGTCTTAtcagtggcccatcaattttattgatgttctcaaagaaccaactttcggttttattgtttgtttttattgttattttcttctttcatccatttatctgtactttaatctttgttattcctctttttctatttgctttggggttagattgttgttcttcctcaagttccTCAATGTGTGCTGTTCAGcccttgatttctgctctttcttgttctttaacaTATGTGtttagggtgataaatttccttctcagcacagcctttgacaCATAccctaagttctgatatgttgaattctcattttcactcatcttcagatagctattgatttctctggaaatttttctttgatccacttgttgtttaagagtgtgtcactTAATCTGCATACATTTATGAATTGCTCAtcttttggtggttattgagatccagcttcatcccactgtgaacagagaaagtgctttgaataatttcaatgtttttaaatttaataaagacctgttttgggTTCCAGCTTATGATCTATCCCAGAGAATATTCCATgggcactagaaaagaatgtactTCCTTTTGCTTTGAGGTGCAATgtcctgtatatgtctgttacatCTGAGTCATTTATCAAGTAATTTAacttatctatttcttcattgatcttctgtttggttgttctatctacagtaATTGACTATATTAAAGAGTAGATTCCCCTATATAAGAAATTGATAaacaataaaatgatataaaatgtataactataaaaacaaacacacaaatgaaatcatgtaAAGTAGAACTATTACAAAAGGTAGATCTGTCTATTCAAGAGATgtgaaagagaatataaaataaaaacagagccaatttttcagaaaattataaaattcctttACAGAATTTcaaaacatgtaaaaattaaaagaagtgcAGGgatagaattttaaagaaaataatgacatTGAATTAATATCATAAGTACAATTCTAATTTTGTTGAAATGTAAGAcaaatcatttttcatttctgtttcttattccTGACCTTCTGACAATTCTTTTTACTATTAGAGATGATAAGTTAGAGTCCCAGTAATAAAGATTCTCCAAAAATATTAGTCATGAAGAGTTTGTGAATTATTCTTTCTCTGACgatatataatttgaaaattcaCTTAATGACTATTAACAATTGATTTCAATGCGGTGAAGAAAAACTCCCTCCTGATGATTTTACAAGGAGTAAACAGACTATTGAGGTTGCACTGACATAGGAAATCTTAATCCCCAAGGTTATCTGTTGTGGAATATATTCATACTGGTCTTTTAATTTCTAAGTAAGCTTTTCTCATTATCACTGAGTTCTGATGAATTGAAGAATTGTACATGCAGTTTTTGtcaaatatataatgtaatactTTATAATTCCTTGCTTCATGCATTAAAACCTCTCCTGAGATTCTGCAGTATAAGTAATTTTCCTTTGTAGGACTTGCTTCTAATTGTACATGAAAATTGATTTAGTAATTGTTAATTAATGAACGATTCAAAGGAATGCATTTCACCTGTTTCTATAGAGGGAGTAAGCTTTTTGTcattcacatatataaaaaacctatTCTTATCTCAGCATTGATTTCAATTCCTTctctcatgtttcttttaatatactaaaagccagtagatgaaatagaaaaaatagcttCACAAACATTGTGACTGAATACAACAGTATATCTGTTGTTTTGATGAACTACTTGACACTCTTGACCTCACTGGAAAAATTCAACCTTGTTTTCTTTATCAAGCCTCAAAAGCACTTGTCACCAGCAGGTACACATGCCTAGAAAGTTTTATGCTGCAGTAGTCAAAGTAAAATTCATGAAATTGTGTGCTTTAAAAAAGTCTAATACAACCAAAAGTAAtgtgtattataaatatttagtaataaaatcAGGATGTTATTGAAAATACAGTGCGATAAAATTACATGTTCACATAACTATAcctataagtaaatattttatgccaATGGCAATAGTTGGAAGAAACTACATTTAAAGGTTAAAGTCATGaatgaatttcattttcctctgaGTCTTGTTGAATTATAGTTTTtttgcaatgaataatgtttacTCTCATGATATTTTCACACGTTTAAgtagaatatattttcattataaaaaatgtgctatTCCATCCAAAGTGGTTATTGTTCTGGACTTTCCACCACAAGTTTAACCATTTCTCTAGACATACTTTCACTTTTAAACAGTCATAGATTAGAGCAccacaaaagaaaaccaaagaaattttgctcagcattatgcgGCTTCTCAGGCAAAGACAACTCTGTATTTGAAACCTAACATGGGTGCATTAGTGCTTGTATTTTTATCCTTGGCCTCATGCCAAGCAGTCTTCCTTGGAAATTGGTCCCAGAGATGACCAAATGCTGCATTATTAGCAATCCTCCATATATGAGGTGCCACAGCATTACCAGTGTGAAAGGCAAGGGATTCTCTCCTCTGCTTGTGTTCACAGTAGGTTCCTGGTACACTTCTGAGACACAATTTCCAGGTGAAATTTCTATTTGaacagaagatgaaaaaaaatttgaGCTGATTTATTTagcttaaatataaaaatacatgcatacaaaaatttaaaatagaacttATCTCAAAGGAAGCAAATATTATATCACAGAAATTTCAGGCTTCCTATATGGTTTACATATATTGTGAGAAAAACCTGAGGTTGAAAAATTTCTACACAGATAATGTTGGAAGAAGTTTTCAACCATTTTCACTTCTGGTAAGCATTAATCTCAATGGCAGAGTGTTTTAGTTTATCTAAAATAATAGGAATGTCATTAGAAGGATATGCATAAGCATATATATGTCATGTATGCCCTACCCAAGTAATGCTAGAATTTGCAGAAATAGCAATATATAATTGATAAAATCAGAATCATCAAGCAATGTACATAGTTTGAAAATATAATctggaatagatttttaaaattatttgctaaGAACATATCTTCCAAAATGTAATAGTAATGTGTTGTCTATAATATTAATACACATAATATCTGTCATTTGTAGTAAATAATACTCGATAGAAAAGCGCAGTGAATGATGCATTAAAActctctgtcattatttattgcatatctagcatttttatttttctgaaattaaatgtatttaattcAACCATTCCTGTTAGAATCACAGAGGCAACAATACTTACTTGCTGGGTCTCTGGGTAAGTTAATTAACCTTATGTGTCCTTTTAAATATCTAGTGAATGTGCACAACAGCAATAGTTCTGGTGTAATGTTTCATCTAGCTAAATGGTTTAATGAAGGGAAATATTTGTAACAGTGTAATATTCATTCTATTTaagatatatgtatgtatatatttatatatacatggtTTCTATTATATAACATTCAAATGCTGATTTATACCTAAATTATATTTGGCAGGCAATTAAGTTTTTTTACATTGCATTTTGCATACTCTTTAGTACTAATTTCTAGGATAACTgaactcatatttttaaaaatgccaaatcATTCCTATAAACAAAAATGATTCTGAGATCATTCAGGTTGAGAAACATCTTTGATTTTTCAACAGTTAACAACAGTTAAATGGTGTTATGAGGAGCAAGAATAGCACGCATTTGCCTGACTTCATCCTTATGGGATTGACAGAATCTGAAGAGATCCAGCGAGTCCTCTTTATGTTATTTCTCATGATATACCTGATTAACCTGATTGGGAATGCAGGAATGATACTGATAATTCACTTGGATCTCCAGCTTCACAcacccatgtattttttcctcagtcaCCTGTCATTTCTTGACCTTGGTTACTCAACTGTCATCACCCCTAAAACCTTAGAGAACTTACTAAATTCCAACAAGCATATTTCATTCATGGAGTGCTTCacccagatgtatttttttttcttcttggctgccactgaatttttccttctctcttctatggcctatgaccgctatgtagcTATCTGCAACCCTCTGAACTACCAGGTTGTTATGTCCACAAGGCTCTGCTGTGCCCTGATCACTGGGTCCTATGTGATGAGTTTTACTGAATCATTAGTCATTGTTCTTTACATGAacagtttgcatttctgcaaatccAATATAAtctatcactttttctgtgatttAACCCCAATTTTAGCTCTGTCCTGCACTGACACCCATGACACTGAAATAATGATATTCATTATTGCTAGTTTAAATGTAATTGTATCTCTTATCACAATGTCCATATCTTATGGATGCATTCTGTCTACTATCCTGAAAATTAATTCTACCTCAGGAAAGCGCAAAGCCTTCTCTACTTGTGCCTCCCACCTCCTGGGGGTCACCATATTTTATGTCACtacaatttttacttatttaagaCCAAAGAAATCCTACTCCCTGGGGAAGGATCAAGTCGCCTCTGTGTTTTATACTATGGTTGTTCCTATGCTGAATCCATTCATTTATAGTCTTAGgaataaagaagtgaaaaatgcttTCCTTAGAGTCATGCAGAAGAGAGAAACCTCCATGCAATCAAAGTGATAGTGACCCtgagcatttttccttctttcctatttgggtatttatttctctaaattAGTTTGAATTTCTGTTGAGCCACCATTTATTTGACCACATGTAATCTCGAGCCTTTCcaagattatattttaaaaaatctacataGTATATAGAAACCATGAAATGTGCTAATCTTGTGGTTTAAATGTATGTGTTTTTAAGGGCAACTTGtgagcaaaaaaatttaaaacatattgtCCTTGAAATTGTATCATATATATCCCCATCCATATTCCAATTGAAGCAAATTTTATCATGGAGTTCTCTGTCAGAAGTCACTCTATTTCCTGTAGAGAAGATTTATAGCACAGGCTTAAAAGAGCTCTTTGGACTAAGAAATCTAAGATTTAGATAACACAAATGCCAGTTTTTAATTATATATCCCTattaagccactgaaattttaaatataatttcatcaACTGTACAAGACAAATAATTCTAAACCCATAGAGTAATTTTACAGATTATATCAGATGATGAATAGAAAGAATTTAATGCAGTACAAATAAATATTGATGATGATCATTGGAATGTTTATGGTCATACAGAATTTTAACTACACAACAGCTTTTGTTATGGAAATGCCTACTTGAATTgtttttgtatactatatggcagggtcacatttcattactttttccatgtgagtaactggctattgcagcaccatttgctgaatttttgtttgtttgcttgctttgctTGTGTTGTGTGTtgtgtttgctttgtttgttttttgggggaagtgcatggacagggaatcaCACTCAGGTCTTtcgcattgcaggtgagaattctaccactaaactacccttgcacccccttctagctgtattttataaatatttttagttaatcttatatattaaaaaagatctaaaaaggaaaaagagcacTTCAATTCTTATTTCTAGCCCAAAGTAAAATATTGAGATAGAATTAAGTTCTAAAAAAAAGTATAGTGAACAttagagaaaatttgaaaaatattttaaattattaaaaaataagaataacttaGCAAGTTTTGAGATTTTTGTTCATGGTTTTTAGACTAATTTTATGAATAGattatatttgtcattttctatttctgctttgcAGCTTTTGTTTTCCACTCTTCATTATAATCTTTGGGTATTCCTTTAACATTTAAACTTGGAAGAGGAATGTTTTCTTGGTATATGTGTTAGAACACATATCCCAACTTGCAATGCTTTAAGcactgaagtttttaaaattcatcaggTTAAATATCTGCATGAGGTTATCTGTCTTTTGTGTCTACCTGCAAACCATTTGAAAATTCTACTATTCTGTAATGTAACAACAaatcagtaattattatttctctgTGTAATTCTGGtatgattaaaataattcaattctgttttcctggattccataaatatttgttctttaaaaacatgacattttaaattcaattcttgtttaattcttttcataattttaatacagaaaagttgcaaaaacaaGCATTGATAATGAATTCAAGTTTTATTAAATCccatatatgtgttttttttgtttggctGCTGATGtttcttttcaaaaatgtctCTATGCAATCTGAAATTATAGTTTTGATTGTCTATACTGTTGAATATATATTGAAGaaagtatattttattcattttcccaTATTTGATTCATTTGTATTTAAACTTAAGCAATGATTATTAGATCTGTTTTTCCCTTAAGTGATTTGTagtcttttcatatatattaagGGTTTATTTgtagaattatatttcttaactttttaaatgatttttgaaagatgaaaataaagttCTACCTCTGTTTTaggattaaaattttaatgaattctcACAAGTTCATCACTcaattaatttattcaaataattaaaatgtgcatTATTTTCCTCTACATTATCAATTCATGGAATTATTTTTACTTATACATATGCAAGTAAATTACTGTATTAATATTAGTTTTTTCTAAACTCTATTGTGTCTAGAATCATATTTATAGcaatttttccatgttttgttGGCTCAAAGTTATGCCTTTGAAaaccatttgttttttaataatatacatttttaactactTTCTCTTCTTGTGCAAGTATtgtctttttttacatttatatcttaTACATTCTGGGGTGTTTTTTAATGAACCCTACTggccttgctttcatttacatacatttttataCTTTAGATGTGGTAACCTGTTGGTTTTTTCTGGCAATGAGTTATTCATCAAGTTTtctaattttcagaaaataatacgTTCTGTaattgattctgtttgaaataaattcagattACACTGTCCTCCCATATTATATTCTAGAATACATATATAATGTTATTAATACATAGCTTTTGGGAAATATGAAAACAACTAGGCTATTTGCACTGTCCCTCTATTTTCCCTCTGTATATTAGTatgtatcatattttatttaatatgtggTCTGAAGTATTTTTAAGACAAAATTCTTTTGTTCATGTTGATATGGCAAAAATTCCATGTATTGTAAAATTTGAAcc of the Tamandua tetradactyla isolate mTamTet1 chromosome 2, mTamTet1.pri, whole genome shotgun sequence genome contains:
- the LOC143659064 gene encoding olfactory receptor 8H1-like is translated as MRSKNSTHLPDFILMGLTESEEIQRVLFMLFLMIYLINLIGNAGMILIIHLDLQLHTPMYFFLSHLSFLDLGYSTVITPKTLENLLNSNKHISFMECFTQMYFFFFLAATEFFLLSSMAYDRYVAICNPLNYQVVMSTRLCCALITGSYVMSFTESLVIVLYMNSLHFCKSNIIYHFFCDLTPILALSCTDTHDTEIMIFIIASLNVIVSLITMSISYGCILSTILKINSTSGKRKAFSTCASHLLGVTIFYVTTIFTYLRPKKSYSLGKDQVASVFYTMVVPMLNPFIYSLRNKEVKNAFLRVMQKRETSMQSK